Proteins encoded together in one Streptomyces sp. NBC_01408 window:
- a CDS encoding long-chain fatty acid--CoA ligase — MTTNLRLPGRPEELTLPTLLARNAAEYGHLPALSWRSGPEASPWTTLSWAEVRREVAVLASGYRALGVGRGEHVLLMMGNRPEHWLSDLALVHLGAVPVTVYGTSAPEQIAHIARHSRARVAVIEGARELARWEPLLGDASVPLEQLVVAEAADAGPHRAYASLYASGVRLEGSDAFEKAWQEPENQFWRPEDPLTVVYTSGTTGDPKGVRLTHRNLMLQAVRLDRGVELPEHAEHLCYLPFAHIAERILGIYLPLLRAAHVRLCADPTAVSAAVRELHPVQFFGVPRVWEKLAASVRAVLARLPEEQRAAIEAANDLARTRAGHLERGEGVPAALEASYARTKERVLDPLLGLAGLDRLVWTASATAPMPIDVVRFWAGWGITILDAWGLTETSGVCTVNSPDGFRLGSVGRPIEGLELKLAGDGEILTRGATVFGGYLRPDGTLESAADAEGWFPTGDIGRLDEDGFLWLTDRKKELIITSNGKNVSPALVENTVKEHPLIGQALVHGDGRSYLVALLVLDPDLAPAWAAARGIDAASPDALAAHPAVREEVARAVEAANTRLNRTEQIKRYRLLTEEWGPETGELTPSLKLRRRVIRDKYAALIDGLYEDPYEA; from the coding sequence ATGACCACGAACCTGCGACTGCCCGGACGACCCGAGGAGCTCACCCTCCCCACCCTGCTGGCCCGCAACGCCGCCGAGTACGGGCACCTGCCCGCCCTCTCCTGGCGCTCCGGCCCCGAAGCCTCCCCGTGGACCACCCTCAGCTGGGCCGAGGTCCGCCGCGAGGTCGCCGTCCTCGCCTCCGGCTACCGCGCCCTCGGCGTCGGCCGCGGTGAACACGTCCTGCTGATGATGGGCAACCGCCCCGAGCACTGGCTCAGCGACCTCGCCCTCGTCCACCTCGGCGCCGTGCCCGTGACCGTCTACGGGACCTCCGCGCCCGAGCAGATCGCCCACATCGCCCGCCACAGCCGGGCCCGGGTCGCCGTCATCGAGGGCGCCCGCGAACTCGCCCGCTGGGAGCCGCTGCTGGGCGACGCCTCCGTGCCCCTGGAGCAGCTGGTCGTGGCCGAGGCCGCGGACGCCGGCCCGCACCGCGCGTACGCCTCTCTGTACGCGAGCGGGGTGCGGCTGGAGGGCTCCGACGCCTTCGAGAAGGCCTGGCAGGAGCCGGAGAACCAGTTCTGGCGCCCCGAGGACCCGCTGACCGTCGTCTACACCTCGGGCACCACCGGTGACCCCAAGGGCGTCCGGCTGACCCACCGCAACCTGATGCTCCAGGCCGTCCGCCTCGACCGGGGCGTGGAGCTGCCCGAGCACGCCGAGCACCTCTGCTACCTCCCCTTCGCGCACATCGCCGAGCGGATCCTCGGCATCTACCTGCCGCTGCTGCGGGCCGCGCACGTGCGCCTGTGCGCCGACCCGACCGCCGTGTCCGCCGCGGTCCGCGAACTGCACCCGGTGCAGTTCTTCGGCGTGCCCCGGGTGTGGGAGAAGCTCGCCGCCTCCGTACGGGCCGTCCTGGCGCGGCTCCCCGAGGAACAGCGCGCCGCCATCGAGGCCGCGAACGACCTGGCCCGCACGCGCGCCGGACACCTGGAGCGGGGCGAGGGGGTACCGGCCGCGCTCGAAGCCTCGTACGCCCGGACCAAGGAGCGGGTGCTGGACCCGCTGCTGGGTTTGGCGGGGCTGGACCGCCTCGTGTGGACGGCCAGCGCCACCGCGCCGATGCCGATCGACGTGGTCCGCTTCTGGGCGGGCTGGGGCATCACCATTCTGGACGCCTGGGGGCTGACCGAGACCTCCGGAGTGTGCACGGTCAACAGCCCGGACGGGTTCCGGCTCGGCTCGGTGGGCCGCCCGATCGAGGGGCTGGAGCTGAAGCTCGCCGGGGACGGGGAGATCCTCACCCGCGGTGCGACCGTCTTCGGCGGCTACCTGCGGCCCGACGGCACCCTGGAGAGCGCGGCCGACGCCGAGGGCTGGTTCCCGACCGGGGACATCGGACGGCTCGACGAGGACGGGTTCCTCTGGCTGACCGACCGCAAGAAGGAACTGATCATCACCTCGAACGGCAAGAACGTCTCGCCGGCGCTGGTGGAGAACACGGTCAAGGAGCACCCGCTGATCGGCCAGGCCCTGGTCCACGGGGACGGCCGCTCCTACCTGGTCGCGCTGCTGGTCCTGGACCCGGACCTGGCCCCGGCCTGGGCCGCGGCCCGCGGCATCGACGCCGCCTCCCCGGACGCCCTCGCCGCGCACCCCGCGGTGCGCGAGGAGGTGGCCCGCGCGGTTGAGGCCGCCAACACCCGCCTCAACCGCACCGAGCAGATCAAGCGGTACCGCCTGCTGACGGAGGAGTGGGGCCCGGAAACCGGCGAACTCACCCCCTCCCTCAAACTCCGCCGCCGCGTGATCCGCGACAAGTACGCCGCGCTGATCGACGGCCTCTACGAGGACCCGTACGAGGCGTGA
- the sph gene encoding sphingomyelin phosphodiesterase: MPQTSPRRRRAAAAAVAAVAAGALAATTAPAATAAESAAAPRLSVLSYNVFLFSKNLYPNWGQDHRAAEIPKASFYKGHDVVVIQEAFDNASSDALQANSAAQYPYQTPVVGRSKTGWDATGGAYSSTTPEDGGVTILSKWPIIRKEQVVFKDACGADWWSNKGFAYAVLNVNGAKVHVVGTHAQSTDPGCGAGEAAEMRARQFRAIDSFLDGKNIPANEQVIVAGDMNVDSHTPELASMLANADLAGTDSRTGHTYSFDTALNSIAKYRYPTDPREDLDYVLYRKGNARPAGWENNVVKEESAPWTVSSWGTSYTYTNLSDHYPVIGR; the protein is encoded by the coding sequence ATGCCGCAAACCTCCCCCCGCCGTCGCCGCGCCGCCGCCGCTGCCGTCGCGGCGGTCGCCGCCGGCGCGCTGGCCGCCACCACCGCGCCCGCCGCCACTGCCGCGGAGTCTGCCGCCGCCCCCCGGCTGAGCGTCCTCTCCTACAACGTGTTCCTGTTCAGCAAGAACCTGTACCCGAACTGGGGCCAGGACCACCGGGCGGCGGAGATCCCCAAGGCCTCCTTCTACAAGGGCCACGACGTGGTCGTGATCCAGGAGGCCTTCGACAACGCCTCCTCGGACGCGCTGCAGGCCAACTCGGCCGCCCAGTACCCGTACCAGACCCCCGTCGTCGGCCGCAGCAAGACCGGCTGGGACGCCACGGGCGGCGCCTACTCCTCCACCACCCCGGAGGACGGCGGCGTCACGATCCTCAGCAAGTGGCCGATCATCCGCAAGGAGCAGGTGGTCTTCAAGGACGCCTGCGGCGCCGACTGGTGGTCCAACAAGGGCTTCGCCTACGCCGTGCTGAACGTGAACGGCGCCAAGGTGCACGTCGTCGGCACCCACGCCCAGTCCACCGACCCGGGCTGCGGCGCGGGCGAGGCGGCGGAGATGCGCGCGCGCCAGTTCCGCGCGATCGACTCCTTCCTCGACGGGAAGAACATCCCGGCGAACGAGCAGGTCATCGTGGCGGGCGACATGAACGTCGACTCGCACACCCCCGAGCTGGCGTCCATGCTCGCCAACGCCGACCTGGCGGGCACCGACTCGCGTACGGGGCACACGTACTCCTTCGACACCGCACTGAACTCGATAGCGAAGTACCGCTACCCCACCGACCCGCGCGAGGACCTGGACTACGTCCTCTACCGCAAGGGCAACGCCCGCCCGGCGGGCTGGGAGAACAACGTGGTCAAGGAGGAGTCGGCCCCCTGGACGGTCTCCAGCTGGGGCACCTCCTACACCTACACCAACCTCTCGGACCACTACCCGGTAATCGGCCGCTGA
- a CDS encoding 1,4-alpha-glucan branching protein has protein sequence MAVIHRTTMFPGKLELLSGWLPSRPWYRGGEGSVPLLAKAGGFRLDDPEGEVGVEFMVVTDDSGDAPVAYLVPLTYRGAPLKGAEEGLIGTSEHGVLGRRWIYDGVHDLVLVEQLLALLAGRTTAQDQDASDAPDPTVEVRTEGEGVAVGLTGPGRVADTAGATVVAVGRGFEEGPVLHLTVSRVLRPEPAAGDDVRGQLLAGWSAPDGTGERGVFAFLSGSGR, from the coding sequence ATGGCAGTCATTCACCGCACCACCATGTTCCCCGGCAAACTCGAACTCCTCTCCGGCTGGCTGCCCTCGCGGCCCTGGTACCGGGGCGGGGAGGGCTCCGTTCCGCTGCTCGCCAAGGCGGGTGGCTTCCGGCTGGACGACCCCGAGGGCGAGGTGGGGGTCGAGTTCATGGTCGTCACGGACGACTCCGGTGACGCACCGGTCGCCTACCTGGTGCCGCTCACCTACCGCGGGGCCCCGCTGAAGGGCGCGGAGGAGGGTCTCATCGGCACGTCCGAGCACGGGGTGCTGGGCCGCCGCTGGATCTACGACGGTGTCCACGACCTGGTCCTGGTGGAGCAGCTGCTGGCGCTGCTGGCGGGCCGGACCACGGCGCAGGACCAGGACGCGAGCGACGCCCCCGACCCGACGGTGGAGGTCCGCACCGAGGGCGAGGGCGTAGCGGTGGGCCTCACCGGCCCCGGCAGGGTGGCGGACACCGCCGGGGCCACCGTCGTCGCGGTGGGCCGCGGGTTCGAGGAGGGGCCGGTCCTGCACCTGACCGTGTCCCGGGTCCTGCGCCCTGAACCCGCCGCCGGGGACGACGTCCGCGGGCAGCTGCTCGCCGGCTGGTCCGCCCCGGACGGAACCGGGGAGCGCGGGGTGTTCGCGTTCCTGAGCGGCTCCGGCCGGTAG
- a CDS encoding oxygenase MpaB family protein: MSTTEQPADRDARPRTGRRDDPEPPPPGGVLWTIAGDVRALLMLPAAFTMQVAHPAIAAGVDQYSVFRTDPWGRGERSLRSVQLWVYGGEEAAEEGRRVRRLHKEIQGTDTRGRRYHSLDPACYGWVHATGFPVYLYAGRYLLRRFTPAQERQLYREWLQVGRILGIQDRDMPQSIEEYWEYWGRMLAEEIEPTAVARELVATDVPLPRPEGGGPLVRLLLRLTWPALRVAFLRLRAFVTVGYMPPEARAAIGLEWSPAQERRLRRFSTAVRLLVPLLPERLRYLPIARAARARWRGAAR; this comes from the coding sequence ATGAGCACGACCGAGCAGCCCGCAGACCGCGACGCACGGCCCCGGACCGGCCGCCGCGACGACCCCGAGCCGCCGCCGCCCGGCGGGGTGCTGTGGACCATCGCCGGCGACGTCCGGGCGCTGCTGATGCTGCCCGCCGCCTTCACGATGCAGGTCGCCCACCCCGCGATCGCCGCCGGAGTCGACCAGTACTCCGTCTTCCGCACCGACCCCTGGGGCCGCGGCGAGCGCTCGCTGCGCTCCGTCCAGCTGTGGGTGTACGGCGGGGAGGAGGCCGCCGAGGAGGGCCGCCGGGTCCGCAGGCTGCACAAGGAGATCCAGGGCACCGACACCCGGGGCCGGCGCTACCACTCCCTCGACCCCGCCTGCTACGGCTGGGTGCACGCCACCGGCTTCCCGGTCTACCTGTACGCGGGCCGCTACCTGCTGCGCCGCTTCACCCCCGCCCAGGAGCGGCAGCTCTACCGGGAATGGCTCCAGGTCGGGCGGATCCTCGGCATCCAGGACCGGGACATGCCGCAGAGCATCGAGGAGTACTGGGAGTACTGGGGCCGGATGCTCGCCGAGGAGATCGAGCCCACCGCGGTCGCCCGGGAGCTCGTCGCCACCGACGTGCCGCTGCCCCGGCCCGAGGGCGGCGGGCCCCTCGTCCGGCTCCTGCTGCGGCTCACCTGGCCGGCGCTGCGGGTGGCGTTCCTGCGCCTGCGGGCCTTCGTCACCGTCGGGTACATGCCGCCCGAGGCCCGCGCGGCCATCGGGCTGGAGTGGAGTCCGGCCCAGGAGCGCAGGCTCCGCCGGTTCAGCACGGCCGTACGGCTCCTCGTGCCGCTGCTGCCCGAGCGGCTGCGGTACCTGCCCATCGCGCGGGCGGCGCGGGCCCGATGGCGCGGCGCCGCCCGCTGA
- a CDS encoding 3-hydroxyacyl-CoA dehydrogenase NAD-binding domain-containing protein — protein sequence MSESTTIRWEQDETGVVTLILDDPDQSANTMNQAFKDSIAAVADRAEAEKDSIRGIVFTSAKKTFFAGGDLKDMIRLRPEHAQLAFDTGTAIKASLRRIETLGKPVVAAINGAALGGGYEIALACHHRVALDAPGSKIGLPEVTLGLLPAGGGVTRTVRLMGIADALLKVLLQGTQYNPQRALENGLVHELAATPEEMLAKARAFIDANPESKQPWDVPGYKIPGGTPSSPRFAANLPAFPANLKKQLNGAPYPAPRNILACAVEGTQVDFETALTIEARYFTELVTGQTAKNMIQAFFFDLQAVNAGRSRPQAVEPRKVRKVAVLGAGMMGAGIAYSCARAGIEVVLKDVSAEAAAKGKAYAQKLLDKAVSRGRTTEAQREELLARITPTADAADLAGCDAVIEAVFEDTALKHKVFQEIQDVIAPDALLCSNTSTLPISGLAEGVKRPADFIGLHFFSPVDKMPLVEIIKGGQTGDEAIARAFDLVRQINKTPIVVNDSRGFFTSRVIGQFINEGVAMVGEGIEPASIEQAAAQAGYPAKVLSLMDELTLTLPRKIRNETRKAFEAEGRTWAEHPADAVIDRMVDEFGRPGRSGGAGFYAYDESGKRAGIWPGLREHFAKPGYEIPFETVPFKDMKERMLFSEALDTVRCLDEGVLTSIADANIGSIMGIGFPAWTGGVIQYINGYEGGLPGFVARARELAATYGERFTPPASLVAKAERGETYAD from the coding sequence ATGAGCGAGTCCACCACGATCCGCTGGGAACAGGACGAGACCGGCGTCGTCACCCTGATCCTCGACGACCCCGACCAGTCCGCCAACACCATGAACCAGGCCTTCAAGGACTCCATCGCGGCCGTCGCCGACCGCGCCGAGGCCGAGAAGGACTCCATCCGCGGCATCGTCTTCACCTCCGCCAAGAAGACCTTCTTCGCGGGCGGCGACCTCAAGGACATGATCCGGCTGCGCCCCGAGCACGCGCAGCTGGCCTTCGACACCGGTACCGCCATCAAGGCCTCGCTGCGCCGCATCGAAACCCTCGGCAAGCCCGTCGTCGCCGCCATCAACGGCGCGGCCCTGGGCGGCGGTTACGAGATCGCCCTCGCCTGCCACCACCGCGTAGCCCTCGACGCGCCCGGCTCCAAGATCGGTCTGCCCGAGGTCACCCTGGGCCTGCTCCCGGCCGGTGGCGGCGTCACCCGCACCGTGCGCCTCATGGGCATCGCCGACGCGCTGCTCAAGGTGCTGCTCCAGGGGACCCAGTACAACCCGCAGCGCGCCCTGGAGAACGGCCTGGTCCACGAACTGGCCGCGACCCCCGAGGAGATGCTCGCCAAGGCCCGCGCCTTCATCGACGCCAACCCCGAGTCGAAGCAGCCCTGGGACGTACCCGGCTACAAGATCCCGGGCGGTACGCCGTCCAGCCCGCGGTTCGCCGCGAACCTGCCGGCCTTCCCCGCGAACCTGAAGAAGCAGCTGAACGGGGCCCCGTACCCGGCGCCGCGCAACATCCTCGCCTGCGCCGTCGAAGGCACCCAGGTGGACTTCGAGACCGCGCTGACCATCGAGGCCCGCTACTTCACCGAGCTGGTCACCGGGCAGACCGCCAAGAACATGATCCAGGCGTTCTTCTTCGACCTCCAGGCCGTCAACGCCGGCCGCAGCCGCCCGCAGGCCGTGGAACCGCGCAAGGTCCGCAAGGTGGCCGTCCTCGGCGCGGGCATGATGGGCGCGGGCATCGCCTACTCCTGCGCCCGCGCGGGCATCGAGGTGGTGCTCAAGGACGTCAGCGCCGAGGCCGCCGCCAAGGGGAAGGCGTACGCGCAGAAGCTCCTCGACAAGGCCGTCTCCCGGGGCCGTACGACCGAGGCCCAGCGCGAGGAGCTGCTCGCCCGCATCACCCCCACCGCGGACGCCGCCGACCTGGCGGGCTGCGACGCCGTCATCGAGGCCGTCTTCGAGGACACCGCCCTCAAGCACAAGGTGTTCCAGGAGATCCAGGACGTCATCGCGCCCGACGCGCTGCTGTGCTCCAACACCTCCACCCTGCCGATCTCCGGGCTCGCGGAGGGCGTGAAGCGGCCCGCCGACTTCATCGGTCTGCACTTCTTCTCGCCCGTCGACAAGATGCCGCTCGTCGAGATCATCAAGGGCGGGCAGACCGGCGACGAGGCCATCGCCCGCGCCTTCGACCTGGTCCGCCAGATCAACAAGACCCCCATCGTGGTCAACGACTCCCGGGGCTTCTTCACCTCGCGGGTCATCGGCCAGTTCATCAACGAGGGTGTGGCGATGGTCGGCGAGGGCATCGAGCCCGCCTCGATCGAGCAGGCCGCCGCGCAGGCCGGCTACCCGGCGAAGGTGCTCTCGCTGATGGACGAGCTCACCCTCACCCTCCCGCGCAAGATCCGCAACGAGACCCGCAAGGCCTTCGAGGCCGAGGGCCGGACCTGGGCCGAACACCCCGCCGACGCCGTCATCGACCGGATGGTCGACGAGTTCGGCCGCCCGGGCCGCAGCGGCGGGGCCGGTTTCTACGCGTACGACGAGTCCGGCAAGCGCGCGGGCATCTGGCCGGGGCTGCGCGAGCACTTCGCGAAGCCGGGGTACGAGATCCCCTTCGAGACTGTGCCTTTTAAAGACATGAAGGAGCGGATGCTCTTCTCCGAGGCCCTGGACACCGTCCGCTGCCTCGACGAGGGGGTACTCACCTCGATCGCCGACGCCAACATCGGCTCCATCATGGGCATCGGCTTCCCGGCGTGGACGGGCGGCGTGATCCAGTACATCAACGGCTACGAGGGCGGCCTGCCGGGCTTCGTCGCCCGGGCCCGCGAGCTGGCAGCGACGTACGGCGAGCGGTTCACCCCGCCGGCCTCCCTCGTGGCGAAGGCCGAGCGGGGCGAGACGTACGCCGACTAG
- a CDS encoding MerR family transcriptional regulator, which produces MTDQAPEPMLTVDELAARAGVTVRTVRFYSTRGLLPPPVIGPRRVGHYGPEHLSRLALIEELQHQGMTLSAIERYLDALPNDLSAHDLAIHRALVASWAPDAAQEASRAELEKRAGRGLSDTDIRRLTAMSVLAASGDGFRVDMGLLRLGVALLDVPIAHETILAARTVLLEHTKSAARELTALFRDEVWGPFREGESDPERVESMKALSAHMQPMVVQALVTAFQRSLKEELKAAFVSERERPSDVGPQA; this is translated from the coding sequence ATGACCGACCAGGCACCCGAGCCGATGCTCACCGTGGACGAGCTGGCGGCCCGGGCGGGCGTCACCGTCCGCACCGTACGGTTCTACAGCACGCGCGGGCTTTTGCCCCCTCCCGTGATCGGTCCTCGCCGCGTGGGCCACTACGGCCCGGAGCACCTGTCCCGGCTGGCGCTGATCGAGGAGTTGCAGCACCAGGGCATGACCCTGTCGGCCATCGAGCGGTACCTGGACGCGCTGCCCAACGATCTGAGCGCGCACGACCTGGCCATTCACCGGGCGCTGGTGGCCAGTTGGGCTCCGGACGCGGCGCAGGAGGCCTCGCGGGCGGAGCTGGAGAAGCGGGCGGGGCGCGGGCTGTCGGACACCGACATCAGGCGGCTGACCGCGATGAGCGTGCTCGCCGCCTCGGGGGACGGCTTCCGGGTGGACATGGGGCTGCTGCGGCTGGGCGTCGCGCTGCTCGACGTGCCGATCGCGCACGAGACGATCCTGGCGGCCCGGACGGTGCTGCTGGAGCACACCAAGTCGGCGGCGCGCGAGCTGACGGCGCTGTTCCGGGACGAGGTGTGGGGGCCGTTCCGGGAGGGCGAGAGCGATCCGGAACGGGTGGAGTCGATGAAGGCGCTCTCGGCCCATATGCAGCCGATGGTGGTGCAGGCGCTGGTGACGGCTTTCCAGCGGTCGCTGAAGGAGGAACTGAAGGCGGCGTTCGTCTCGGAGCGGGAACGGCCATCGGATGTCGGCCCGCAGGCCTGA
- a CDS encoding helix-turn-helix transcriptional regulator: MPVSPSSAAQAARRSVAHRLRELRAEAGISGSELGTRCGWTHSKSSRIENAVTPPTPEDIRRWCEACGATGQARDIIAQSQNAESLYTDWRRRSRSGLKQLQNSYVPLFRSTRLFRVYSATLLPHFIQTEGYAAGLLTAISQFREIPNDVAEAVAARMERNQILREPGRRYVLLVEETALRHQLADADAMAAQLGYLMTVGAMPSVSLGIIPMATQNRTQWPLETFHMYDDTLVSVELLSARVTVTQPSEIALYEKAFSALQQMAVYGAQARALLVDAVSALH; this comes from the coding sequence ATGCCCGTATCCCCGTCGTCAGCGGCGCAGGCCGCCCGCCGCAGCGTTGCTCACCGCCTGCGTGAGCTTCGCGCGGAGGCGGGCATCAGCGGCAGCGAGCTGGGCACTCGGTGCGGCTGGACACACTCGAAGTCCTCGCGCATCGAGAACGCCGTGACACCTCCCACGCCAGAGGACATCCGCCGCTGGTGCGAGGCATGCGGCGCAACCGGCCAAGCCCGGGACATCATCGCCCAGTCGCAGAATGCAGAGTCGCTGTACACGGACTGGCGCCGCCGTTCTCGCAGCGGCCTCAAGCAGTTGCAGAACAGCTACGTCCCACTCTTCCGTTCCACCCGCCTCTTCCGTGTCTACTCCGCCACGCTCTTGCCGCACTTCATTCAGACCGAGGGCTACGCCGCTGGCCTGCTCACCGCGATCAGTCAATTCCGGGAGATTCCGAACGACGTTGCCGAAGCCGTGGCCGCGCGGATGGAGCGCAACCAGATCCTGCGGGAGCCCGGTCGCCGCTACGTTCTCCTCGTCGAGGAGACCGCGCTACGGCACCAGCTGGCAGATGCCGACGCCATGGCCGCGCAGTTGGGGTACCTCATGACCGTTGGCGCGATGCCGTCCGTCAGCCTTGGCATCATCCCCATGGCGACCCAGAACCGCACCCAATGGCCCTTGGAGACTTTCCACATGTACGACGACACCCTCGTCTCCGTGGAGCTGCTGTCGGCCCGGGTCACGGTCACGCAACCCAGCGAGATCGCCTTGTACGAGAAGGCGTTCTCAGCCCTCCAGCAGATGGCGGTCTACGGGGCGCAGGCCCGAGCCCTGCTCGTCGACGCTGTTTCCGCGCTGCACTGA
- a CDS encoding DUF6879 family protein has translation MPLNVPSWPDLLGSAEHTVVHLETRDAYAVDYETGPFAEWRTGYRHDPADCASWWRPWLDLVAATVSRGVTVRRARIVSEPVSEYTRFLYDGTFTNVAAGEDVRWLPRRQASDIALPGNDFWLIDERLIRWNHFTGEGVSAGGEMSEDQAAAKLCAEAFEAVWSRSTPHDSYEIR, from the coding sequence ATGCCCTTGAACGTTCCTAGCTGGCCCGACCTCCTCGGCTCCGCAGAACACACAGTGGTCCACCTGGAGACGCGCGACGCCTACGCGGTCGACTACGAAACCGGTCCGTTCGCCGAGTGGCGTACCGGGTACCGCCACGACCCCGCGGACTGCGCATCGTGGTGGCGGCCCTGGCTCGACCTCGTCGCAGCCACTGTCTCCCGCGGCGTCACAGTGCGCCGGGCCCGCATCGTCTCGGAGCCGGTGAGCGAGTACACCCGGTTCCTGTACGACGGGACGTTCACGAACGTCGCGGCCGGCGAGGACGTGCGCTGGCTACCGCGGCGGCAGGCCAGTGACATCGCCCTGCCTGGCAATGACTTCTGGCTGATCGACGAACGCCTCATCCGCTGGAATCACTTCACTGGCGAAGGAGTCTCTGCCGGCGGCGAGATGAGCGAGGACCAGGCCGCGGCAAAGCTCTGCGCCGAAGCCTTTGAAGCCGTATGGTCCCGGTCGACGCCGCACGACAGTTACGAGATCAGGTAG
- a CDS encoding acetyl-CoA C-acetyltransferase has translation MSTEAYVYDAIRTPRGRGKANGSLHGTKPIDLVVGLIHALRERNPGLDPATIDDIVLGVVGPVGDQGSDIARIAAIAAGLPDTVAGVQENRFCASGLEAVNMAAAKVRSGWEDLVLAGGVESMSRVPMASDGGAWFADPMTNWDTGFVPQGIGADLIATIEGFSRRDVDEYAALSQERAAAAVKEGRFAKSVVPVTDRNGLVVLDQDEFIRPGTTADTLAKLKPSFADIGELGGFDAVALQKYHWVEKIDHVHHAGNSSGIVDGASLVAIGSREAGERNGLRPRARIVSAAVSGSEPTIMLTGPAPATRKALAKAGLTIDDIDLVEINEAFAGVVLRFVKDMGLSLDKVNVNGGAIALGHPLGATGAMILGTVVDELERQDKRYGLVTLCVGGGMGVATIVERL, from the coding sequence GTGAGCACCGAAGCTTACGTATACGACGCGATCCGCACCCCGCGCGGCCGCGGCAAGGCCAATGGCTCCCTGCACGGAACCAAGCCGATCGACCTGGTCGTCGGCCTCATCCACGCCCTGCGCGAGCGCAACCCGGGACTCGACCCCGCGACCATCGACGACATCGTGCTCGGCGTCGTCGGCCCGGTCGGCGACCAGGGCTCCGACATCGCCCGGATCGCGGCCATCGCGGCCGGACTCCCGGACACCGTCGCGGGCGTACAGGAGAACCGCTTCTGCGCCTCCGGTCTCGAAGCCGTCAACATGGCCGCCGCCAAGGTCCGTTCCGGCTGGGAGGACCTGGTGCTGGCGGGCGGCGTGGAGTCCATGTCCCGCGTCCCGATGGCCTCGGACGGCGGTGCCTGGTTCGCCGACCCGATGACCAACTGGGACACCGGTTTCGTCCCGCAGGGCATCGGCGCCGACCTGATCGCGACCATCGAGGGCTTCTCGCGGCGCGACGTCGACGAGTACGCCGCGCTCTCCCAGGAGCGCGCCGCCGCGGCCGTCAAGGAGGGCCGCTTCGCGAAGTCCGTGGTCCCGGTCACCGACCGCAACGGCCTGGTCGTCCTGGACCAGGACGAGTTCATCCGCCCGGGCACCACCGCCGACACCCTCGCCAAGCTCAAGCCCTCCTTCGCCGACATCGGCGAGCTCGGCGGCTTCGACGCCGTCGCCCTCCAGAAGTACCACTGGGTCGAGAAGATCGACCACGTCCACCACGCGGGCAACTCCTCCGGCATCGTCGACGGCGCCTCGCTCGTCGCCATCGGCTCCCGCGAGGCCGGCGAGCGCAACGGCCTGCGCCCCCGCGCCCGGATCGTCTCGGCCGCCGTGTCCGGCTCCGAGCCCACCATCATGCTCACCGGCCCCGCCCCGGCCACCCGCAAGGCCCTCGCCAAGGCGGGCCTGACCATCGACGACATCGACCTGGTCGAGATCAACGAGGCCTTCGCCGGCGTCGTCCTGCGCTTCGTGAAGGACATGGGCCTCTCGCTCGACAAGGTCAACGTCAACGGCGGCGCCATCGCGCTCGGCCACCCGCTCGGCGCCACCGGCGCAATGATCCTCGGCACCGTCGTCGACGAGCTGGAGCGCCAGGACAAGCGCTACGGGCTCGTCACGCTCTGCGTCGGCGGCGGCATGGGTGTCGCCACCATCGTCGAGCGACTCTGA